The following are from one region of the Candidatus Zixiibacteriota bacterium genome:
- a CDS encoding elongation factor Tu, giving the protein MAKEKFKRTKPHVNVGTIGHVDHGKTTLTAAIT; this is encoded by the coding sequence ATGGCTAAGGAAAAATTTAAGAGGACGAAGCCGCATGTCAACGTCGGGACGATAGGTCATGTAGATCACGGCAAGACGACGTTGACGGCAGCGATCACGA